The following proteins are co-located in the Malus sylvestris chromosome 13, drMalSylv7.2, whole genome shotgun sequence genome:
- the LOC126596237 gene encoding uncharacterized protein LOC126596237 isoform X2: MVDQDLSRLYPEHGSYFQTPGCQGMLRRILLLWCLRHPECGYRQGMHELLAPLLYVLHFDVERLSQVRKLYEDHFTDKFDGLSFHENDLTYNFEFKKFPDSMEDENGSDGSTLNVKSLDELDPEIQTIVMLSDSYGAEGELGIVLSERFMEHDAYCMFDALMSGAHGSVSMAEFFSPSPAVGSHTNLPPVIEASAGLYHLLSLVDSSLHSHLVELGVEPQYFALRWLRVLFGREFSLANLLIIWGEIFASDNSKLDKCSEDDAASFAILTSPRGAYIAAMAVSMLLYLRSSLLAAENATACLQRLLNFPENIDLKKLIQKAKSLQDLALKNNSSPSLLLYSGPYEHSKSMNARGHSLSVDSVSPKTPLSLVPESYWEEKWRVLHREEELRQNDMKKQVPSHKKRWTEKVKLSLSRTESEPSPSKSENGKKNPRFSVRRRLLQDLSRELSSEEDIETLCSHEDKLSSEVEGNRETGFGKDLNSATENRCFNGDPASEENSSVFSDPTSPCTGDNGHELESEKSSVASNLSIDENDDNSQDVLEEPPLPVSDHPKGVSQTSESNNHSPGNSVPGKERNLLSGKFPRFWKFGRNAAGEGTSEKGHNASEAMKSPRCEGNQNATSSSVAEGSCSSLVSHKGEAVDQHVVGTLRNLGQSMIENIQIIESVFQQDRGVQVGSSENLSKNTIVGKGQVTAMAALTELRKISNLLSEM; the protein is encoded by the exons ATGGTTGATCAGGATTTATCACGTTTATACCCAGAACATGGAAGCTACTTTCAAACTCCAGGATGCCAAGGCATGTTGAGAAGAATCTTGTTATTGTGGTGTCTTAGACATCCAGAGTGTGGTTACAGACAAG GAATGCATGAACTCTTGGCTCCTCTATTGTATGTTCTTCATTTTGATGTGGAGCGGCTATCTCAAGTGCGAAAGCTATATGAAGATCACTTCACTGATAAATTTGATGGTCTATCATTTCATGAAAATGATCTTACATATAATTTTGAGTTCAAAAAATTTCCTGATTCCATGGAAGATGAAAATGGCTCTGATGGAAGTACATTGAATGTTAAGAGTCTTGACGAGCTTGATCCCGAGATACAGACCATTGTAATGCTTAGTGATTCTTATGGTGCTGAAGGTGAATTGGGTATTGTCTTGTCCGAGAGATTTATGGAACACGATGCATACTGTATGTTTGATGCTCTAATGAGTGGGGCCCATGGTTCAGTTTCTATGGCAGAATTCTTCTCTCCCTCCCCTGCTGTTGGTTCTCATACTAATTTACCTCCTGTCATTGAAGCATCTGCTGGGTTGTATCATTTGCTGTCTCTTGTTGATTCATCTCTACACAGCCACCTTGTTGAGCTTGGTGTTGAACCCCAGTATTTTGCACTCCGCTGGCTACGGGTTTTATTTGGGCGTGAATTTTCACTTGCAAATTTATTGATAATTTGGGGTGAAATATTTGCATCTGATAATAGTAAATTAGACAAATGTTCTGAAGATGATGCAGCCAGCTTTGCCATCCTTACTTCACCTCGAGGAGCATATATAGCAGCCATGGCAGTTTCAATGTTACTTTATTTGAGATCTTCCCTTCTTGCCGCTGAGAATGCTACTGCGTGTCTTCAGAGATTGTTAAATTTTCCTGAGAACATAGATTTGAAGAAACTGATACAAAAGGCGAAGTCTTTGCAGGATCTTGCTTTGAAGAACAATAGCTCACCCTCATTACTTTTATATAGTGGGCCCTATGAACATAGTAAATCAATGAATGCAAGAGGTCATAGCCTTTCAGTCGATTCTGTTTCTCCAAAAACACCACTAAGTCTAGTACCTGAAAGCTACTGGGAAGAGAAGTGGAGAGTTCTGCACAGGGAAGAAGAACTAAGGCAAAATGATATGAAGAAACAGGTTCCAAGCCATAAAAAGCGATGGACAGAAAAAGTAAAGTTGAGCCTATCTAGAACAGAGTCTGAACCATCTCCATCAAAATCTGAGAATGGCAAAAAGAACCCCAGGTTTTCTGTTAGACGAAGGTTGCTGCAAGACCTTTCTCGAGAACTCAGCTCAGAGGAGGATATTGAGACATTGTGTTCCCATGAGGACAAACTCTCTTCAGAAGTAGAGGGCAACAGAGAAACTGGGTTCGGCAAGGACCTTAATTCTGCCACCGAGAACAGATGTTTCAATGGAGATCCAGCCAGCGAAGAAAATTCATCTGTTTTCTCAGATCCAACAAGTCCTTGTACTGGGGATAATGGTCATGAACTTGAATCAGAAAAAAGTAGCGTTGCATCAAATCTGTCcattgatgaaaatgatgatAATTCACAGGATGTGTTGGAAGAGCCACCTCTTCCGGTTTCTGATCATCCCAAGGGTGTCTCTCAAACATCGGAGAGCAACAATCATTCTCCCGGAAACTCAGTGCCAGGAAAGGAACGTAACCTTCTTTCTGGTAAATTCCCGAGATTTTGGAAGTTTGGACGGAATGCAGCTGGTGAAGGGACATCCGAGAAAGGACACAATGCCAGTGAGGCTATGAAATCTCCCCGTTGTGAAGGTAATCAGAATGCAACAAGCTCTTCTGTGGCTGAGGGGTCCTGCAGCTCTTTAGTTAGCCACAAAGGAGAAGCTGTTGACCAGCATGTGGTGGGTACTTTAAGGAATCTTGGGCAGTCTATGATTGAAAATATTCAG ATTATCGAGTCTGTTTTCCAGCAGGACCGGGGTGTTCAGGTTGGATCGTCGGAGAACTTATCAAAGAACACTATAGTTGGCAAAGGACAAGTTACGGCCATGGCAGCTCTAACAGAGCTTCGGAAGATCAGCAACCTTTTGTCAGAGATGTGA
- the LOC126596237 gene encoding uncharacterized protein LOC126596237 isoform X1 yields MSPAAIEPAFPESSSLSSPDVPERSENPRFKDLRGVQWRINLGILPSSSSSSTDDLRRVSADCRRRYAGLRRRLLVDPHPQKDGSNSPDLAIDNPLSQNPDSTWGHFFRSAELEKMVDQDLSRLYPEHGSYFQTPGCQGMLRRILLLWCLRHPECGYRQGMHELLAPLLYVLHFDVERLSQVRKLYEDHFTDKFDGLSFHENDLTYNFEFKKFPDSMEDENGSDGSTLNVKSLDELDPEIQTIVMLSDSYGAEGELGIVLSERFMEHDAYCMFDALMSGAHGSVSMAEFFSPSPAVGSHTNLPPVIEASAGLYHLLSLVDSSLHSHLVELGVEPQYFALRWLRVLFGREFSLANLLIIWGEIFASDNSKLDKCSEDDAASFAILTSPRGAYIAAMAVSMLLYLRSSLLAAENATACLQRLLNFPENIDLKKLIQKAKSLQDLALKNNSSPSLLLYSGPYEHSKSMNARGHSLSVDSVSPKTPLSLVPESYWEEKWRVLHREEELRQNDMKKQVPSHKKRWTEKVKLSLSRTESEPSPSKSENGKKNPRFSVRRRLLQDLSRELSSEEDIETLCSHEDKLSSEVEGNRETGFGKDLNSATENRCFNGDPASEENSSVFSDPTSPCTGDNGHELESEKSSVASNLSIDENDDNSQDVLEEPPLPVSDHPKGVSQTSESNNHSPGNSVPGKERNLLSGKFPRFWKFGRNAAGEGTSEKGHNASEAMKSPRCEGNQNATSSSVAEGSCSSLVSHKGEAVDQHVVGTLRNLGQSMIENIQIIESVFQQDRGVQVGSSENLSKNTIVGKGQVTAMAALTELRKISNLLSEM; encoded by the exons ATGTCGCCAGCTGCAATCGAGCCGGCATTTCCCGAATCGTCGTCTTTGAGCTCCCCTGATGTTCCTGAGAGATCTGAGAATCCTCGATTCAAGGACCTTAGAGGCGTCCAATGGCGTATAAATCTTGGGATTTtgccctcttcctcttcttcctccactGATGATCTTCGTCGCGTTTCAGCTGATTGTAGAAGAAG GTATGCTGGATTGAGAAGGCGCCTTCTGGTTGATCCACATCCCCAAAAGGATGGGAGTAATTCTCCTGATCTTGCCATAGACAATCCACTATCGCAAAACCCAG ATAGCACATGGGGTCACTTTTTCCGGAGTGCCGAGTTGGAGAAAATGGTTGATCAGGATTTATCACGTTTATACCCAGAACATGGAAGCTACTTTCAAACTCCAGGATGCCAAGGCATGTTGAGAAGAATCTTGTTATTGTGGTGTCTTAGACATCCAGAGTGTGGTTACAGACAAG GAATGCATGAACTCTTGGCTCCTCTATTGTATGTTCTTCATTTTGATGTGGAGCGGCTATCTCAAGTGCGAAAGCTATATGAAGATCACTTCACTGATAAATTTGATGGTCTATCATTTCATGAAAATGATCTTACATATAATTTTGAGTTCAAAAAATTTCCTGATTCCATGGAAGATGAAAATGGCTCTGATGGAAGTACATTGAATGTTAAGAGTCTTGACGAGCTTGATCCCGAGATACAGACCATTGTAATGCTTAGTGATTCTTATGGTGCTGAAGGTGAATTGGGTATTGTCTTGTCCGAGAGATTTATGGAACACGATGCATACTGTATGTTTGATGCTCTAATGAGTGGGGCCCATGGTTCAGTTTCTATGGCAGAATTCTTCTCTCCCTCCCCTGCTGTTGGTTCTCATACTAATTTACCTCCTGTCATTGAAGCATCTGCTGGGTTGTATCATTTGCTGTCTCTTGTTGATTCATCTCTACACAGCCACCTTGTTGAGCTTGGTGTTGAACCCCAGTATTTTGCACTCCGCTGGCTACGGGTTTTATTTGGGCGTGAATTTTCACTTGCAAATTTATTGATAATTTGGGGTGAAATATTTGCATCTGATAATAGTAAATTAGACAAATGTTCTGAAGATGATGCAGCCAGCTTTGCCATCCTTACTTCACCTCGAGGAGCATATATAGCAGCCATGGCAGTTTCAATGTTACTTTATTTGAGATCTTCCCTTCTTGCCGCTGAGAATGCTACTGCGTGTCTTCAGAGATTGTTAAATTTTCCTGAGAACATAGATTTGAAGAAACTGATACAAAAGGCGAAGTCTTTGCAGGATCTTGCTTTGAAGAACAATAGCTCACCCTCATTACTTTTATATAGTGGGCCCTATGAACATAGTAAATCAATGAATGCAAGAGGTCATAGCCTTTCAGTCGATTCTGTTTCTCCAAAAACACCACTAAGTCTAGTACCTGAAAGCTACTGGGAAGAGAAGTGGAGAGTTCTGCACAGGGAAGAAGAACTAAGGCAAAATGATATGAAGAAACAGGTTCCAAGCCATAAAAAGCGATGGACAGAAAAAGTAAAGTTGAGCCTATCTAGAACAGAGTCTGAACCATCTCCATCAAAATCTGAGAATGGCAAAAAGAACCCCAGGTTTTCTGTTAGACGAAGGTTGCTGCAAGACCTTTCTCGAGAACTCAGCTCAGAGGAGGATATTGAGACATTGTGTTCCCATGAGGACAAACTCTCTTCAGAAGTAGAGGGCAACAGAGAAACTGGGTTCGGCAAGGACCTTAATTCTGCCACCGAGAACAGATGTTTCAATGGAGATCCAGCCAGCGAAGAAAATTCATCTGTTTTCTCAGATCCAACAAGTCCTTGTACTGGGGATAATGGTCATGAACTTGAATCAGAAAAAAGTAGCGTTGCATCAAATCTGTCcattgatgaaaatgatgatAATTCACAGGATGTGTTGGAAGAGCCACCTCTTCCGGTTTCTGATCATCCCAAGGGTGTCTCTCAAACATCGGAGAGCAACAATCATTCTCCCGGAAACTCAGTGCCAGGAAAGGAACGTAACCTTCTTTCTGGTAAATTCCCGAGATTTTGGAAGTTTGGACGGAATGCAGCTGGTGAAGGGACATCCGAGAAAGGACACAATGCCAGTGAGGCTATGAAATCTCCCCGTTGTGAAGGTAATCAGAATGCAACAAGCTCTTCTGTGGCTGAGGGGTCCTGCAGCTCTTTAGTTAGCCACAAAGGAGAAGCTGTTGACCAGCATGTGGTGGGTACTTTAAGGAATCTTGGGCAGTCTATGATTGAAAATATTCAG ATTATCGAGTCTGTTTTCCAGCAGGACCGGGGTGTTCAGGTTGGATCGTCGGAGAACTTATCAAAGAACACTATAGTTGGCAAAGGACAAGTTACGGCCATGGCAGCTCTAACAGAGCTTCGGAAGATCAGCAACCTTTTGTCAGAGATGTGA